GCTGGCCTGGAGGGAGAAGCTAGGACTCCTCTGGCAATCCCCCATACCCCTTGGGGCAGACGCCCTGAAGAGGAGGCTGAAGACAGTGGAGGCCCTGGAGAGGACAGAGAAACACTGGGGCTGAAAACCAGCAGTTCCCTTCCTGAAGCCTGGGGACTtttggatgatgatgatggcatgTATGGTGAGCGAGAGGCAACCAGTGTCCCTAGAGGGCAGGGAAGTCAATTTGCAGATGGCCAGCGTGCTCCCCTGTCTCCCAGCCTTCTGATAAGGACACTGCAAGGTTCTGATAAGAACCCAGGGGAGGAGAAAGCCGAGGAAGAGGGAGTTGCTGAAGAGGAGGGAGTTAACAAGTTCTCTTATCCACCATCACACCGGGAGTGTTGTCCAGCCGTGGAGGAGGAGGACGATGAAGAAGCTGTAAAGAAAGAAGCTCACAGAACCTCTACTTCTGCCTTGTCTCCAGGATCCAAGCCCAGCACTTGGGTGTCTTGCCCAGGGGAGGAAGAGAATCAAGCCACGGAggataaaagaacagaaagaagtaAAGGAGCCAGGAAGACCTCCGTGTCCCCCCGATCTTCAGGCTCCGACCCCAGGTCCTGGGAGTATCGTTCAGGAGAGGCGTccgaggagaaggaggaaaaggcacACAAAGAAACTGGGAAAGGAGAAGCTGCCCCAGGGCCGCAATCCTCAGCCCCAGCCCAGAGGCCCCAGCTCAAGTCCTGGTGGTGCCAACCCAGTGATGAAGAGGAGGGTGAGGTCAAGGCTTTGGGGGCAGCTGAGAAGGATGGAGAAGCTGAGTGTCCTCCCTGCATCCCCCCACCAAGTGCCTTCCTGAAGGCCTGGGTGTATTGGCCAGGAGAGGacacagaggaagaggaagatgaggaagaagatgAGGACAGTGACTCTGGATCAgatgaggaagagggagaagctgAGGCTTCCTCTTCCACTCCTGCTACAGGTGTCTTCTTGAAGTCCTGGGTCTATCAGCCAGGAGAGgacacagaggaggaggaagatgaggacaGTGATACAGGATCAGCCGAGGATGAAAGAGAAGCTGAGACTTCTGCTTCCACACCCCCTGCAAGTGCTTTCTTGAAGGCCTGGGTGTATCGGCCAGGAGAGGACacggaggaggaggaagatgaggatgTGGATAGTGAGGATAAGGAAGATGATTCAGAAGCAGCCTTGGGAGAAGCTGAGTCAGACCCACATCCCTCCCACCCGGACCAGAGGGCCCACTTCAGGGGCTGGGGATATCGACCTGgaaaagagacagaggaagaggaagctgCTGAGGACTGGGGAGAAGCTGAGCCCTGCCCCTTCCGAGTGGCCATCTATGTACCTGGAGAGAAGCCACCGCCTCCCTGGGCTCCTCCTAGGCTGCCCCTCCGACTGCAAAGGCGGCTCAAGCGCCCAGAAACCCCTACTCATGATCCGGACCCTGAGACTCCCCTAAAGGCCAGAAAGGTAGGTGCTGAGAGCccagattctattttttttttttttttaattgagttggagtcttgggctgtcacccaggctggagtgcagcggcatgatcttggctcactgccaacctctgccgcccaagttcaggcgattctcgtgcctcagcctccagagtatctgggattacaggcgcatgacaccacacccagctaattttttttgtatttttagtagagacgggggttttgccatgttggccaggctggtctcaaactcctgacatcacgtgatccacccatctcagcctcccaaagtgctgggattacaggcgtgagctaccacatctggctgagAGCCCAGATTCTTGAGTCTTAGAAAGAAAGGGGGCTGGGGGCCGAGACTTCTGGGTCCCTGTATGTTGCAGAGGGTTGCATGTCATCTCCATGGAGAAGGCTGTGTACGCTGTCACGCAATCCCTTGTAAGAGGCCAGGcccctgggggaggagggagcagctgtggctcacagcagccccaggaaaccacCTCTTCCTTCAGTGAGTCAGATAGATAGAGAATCCCGTGACAGTGACAGGCAAGTGACTAGCCAGATAGAAAGCATTTTTGTGTAATaactaatttttgtttgcttctctctctctcttccccgcCCTCCCCATCCGGATTCCCGTGGCTGTGTGCATCTCCTGCCTGTGTCCCCATGTCTGCCCGCAGGTGCGCTTCTCCGAGAAGGTCACTGTCCATTTCCTGGCTGTCTGGGCAGGGCCGGCCCAGGCCGCCCGCCAGGGCCCCTGGGAGCAGCTTGCTCGGGATCGCAGCCGCTTCGCACGCCGCATCACCCAGGCCCAGGAGGAGCTGAGCCCCTGCCTCACCCCTGCTGCCCGGGCCAGAGCCTGGGCACGCCTCAGGAACCCACCTTTAGCCCCCATCCCTGCCCTCACCCAGACCTTGCCTTCCTCCTCTGTCCCTTCGTCCCCAGTCCAGACCACGCCCTTGAGCCAAGCTGTGGCCACACCTTCCCGCTCGTCTGCTGCTGCAGCGGCTGCCCTGGACCTCAGTGGGAGGCGTGGCTGAGACCAACTGGTTTGCCTATAATttattaactatttattttttctaagtgtGGGTTTATATAAGGAATAAAGCCTTTTGATTTGTAGCGAGCAGCGTCTGTATGTGTCAGAAACTGACAGCATTCTACTTACAGGTCCCTGAGGGAGCTGGGAAGAGAATAGCATAAAACAAAGCACTTCAATGGCGGATAAACCGCTTTTCCTCAAATTTGCTACCACTCATCCTGAGGCTTCTTTTGAACCTAACAGTgcagggaccagccccacagggtcggtgggcTTCTCCCTGTGTGCGGCgacgagagagtgtagaaataaagatacaagacaaagagataaaagaaaagacagctgggcccgggggattACTACCACCAATGCGCGGAGAccagtagtggccccgaatgtctggCTGCGCTGATATTTActggatacaaagcaaaaggggcagggtaaggagtgtgagtcatctccaatgattgATAAGGTCACACGAGTCACGTTTCCACCGGACAGGGGGCCCCTCCCTGTTTGGCAGcccaggtggagagagagaggagacagcttatgccattatttctgcatttcagagacttttagtacttttactgattttgctactgctatctagagGGCAGAGCCAGGTGCACAGAGTGGAACAGGAAAGTGAAACAGGAGCGTGaccgctgaagcacagcatcacagggagccggttaggcctccggataactgtgGGCCAGCTTGActaatgtcaggccctccacaagaggtagaggagcagagtcttctctaaactcccgcagggaaagggagactccctttcctggtccgctaagtagcgggtgtttttccttgacactgaggCTACCGCTAGACCATGGTCCACTTGGcaacgggcgtcttcccagatgctggcgttaccgctagaccaaggagcccttctgctggccctgtccgggcataacagaagcctcgcactcttgtcttgtggtcacttctcactatgtctcctcagctcctatctctgtatggcctggtttttcctaggttatgattatagagcgaggattattataatattgggataaagagtaattgctacaaactaatgattaatgatattcatatataatcatatctaagatctatatctggtataattattcttgttttatattttattatactggaacagctcatgtcctcggtctcttgcctcggcacctgggtgtCTTGCCGCCCACATAACAGCTGgtgggttttatagttttttttgttgctttttttgagactgagtctcgctctgttgcccaggctgaagtgcagtggtgcaatctcagctcaccacaacctctgcctcccaggttcaagtgattctcctgcttcagcctcccgagtagctgggactagaggtgtgcgccaccacgcctggctaatttttgtatttttagtagagacagggtttcactatgttggccaggctggtctcaaactcctgaccttgtgatccacctgccttggcctcccaaaatgctgagataacaggcgtgagccaatgcacccggcctatgtatttttgtttgtttgtttgagatggagtctcgctgtgtcacccaggctggaatgcggtggcacgatctctgcttactgcaacctccgcctcctgggttcaagcgattctcctgtcttagtctcctgagtagctgggattacaggcacactccaccatgcctggctaatttttgtatttttagtagagacggggtttcactacgttgatcaggctggtctcgaactcctgacctcatgatccacccgccttggcctcccaaagtgctgggattacaggcgtgagccaccgcacccagacccGGCCTGTAGTTTTTCTTTGACATCTGCCTAAATTGTATTAAACTTGGGACAATTATCACCACCCCCCCAAGGGAGCTGGAGAATTGAGTCACGGATCCCTAAAAGGAGGCAGAATTGTCTGTGCCTTGCTGGACCATTAAGGCTCAATCTCTACAGGCCTTTACATTCTCCTCCGTTGCTTTGATACCAGTGGGTATCGAGGTCCCCAAGCCCGGGTGGGACCTCCCCCTCAGCCAGTGTTCAGGCTCTTGACACAGTCATGAAAATGAATTCAAGGACGAGTTGGAAAAGAGTGAAAATACAGGATTTATTGCAAAGGGGAAAGTCCACACTCATGAAAGGGGACTCGAGAGAATCACGTGCAAGGGGGGTTGAGGCTGCTACCgttatgggttttttgtttgtttgtttgttttttaaagatggagtcttgttctgtccagcccaggctggagtgtagtgacacgatctcagctcactgcaacctccacctcctgggttcaaacaattctcctaccttagcttcccaagcagctgggactgcaggcgccaccacacctggctaattttttgtatttttagtagagacagggtttctccatgttggccaggctggtctcaaagtcctgacctcaagtgatccacctgcctcagcctctcaaagtgctgggattacagacgtgagccaccacgctggccctttttggatttttttaaccaAGGGGTAAAATACTCATGAGCATTCCTGGAAAAAGatggagatttctcagaactGTGGTGCCACCCATCTTTACACCAAATATGGGTGTTCCTGGGACCGTCATGATGCTGGTGGGTGTGTGACTGTGTTGATGAACATATAATGAGGTCCTACGTGAAACCGAGGTCAGACCCAGTGCCATATTGGGTCTAGTCGGACTTAGCCTACTTGGCCCACGCCCTGGTTTTTCAGGATCTTATCAGCCCATAGCTTCTGTAGCTATTTCAAGTTTCCTGTTGCTGGTCTGGTCTTGTGAAActgctgcctggaattttctAATCTCCTGCAACCACCCTGTATGATTGCTGTTGCAGCCTGATTTTACATTTATAAGCCCTGTGTCCATAGGcctagtttccttatctgtaagctGACTAACAATTGTACATATCTTATGGGATTGTAAGGCCCCAAAGGAGTTAAAACAATGCTCATGAAATAAATGCTATAATACGGTAATTATTCTATATAccgttattcttttttttttttttttttttttcctgatacggagtctcactctgctgcccaggctggggtgcagtggtgggctctcggctcactgcaacctccacttcccaggttaaAACAATTCTCCTGgatcagcctcccaagaagctgggactacaggtgtgcgccaccacttccagctaattttttttttttttatggagtttcactcttgttacacaggctggagtgcaatggcacgatctcagcacaccagcaacctccgcctcctgggttcaagcgattctcctgcctcagcctcctgagcagttgggattacaggcgtgagccatcacgcccagctaagttttgtatttttagtagagaaggagtttcaccatgttggtggtcaggagtttgagactcctgacctcatgatccgcccacctcagtctcccaaaatgctgggattatgggcatgagccactatgcccacctctacctctaatttttaatttttttttttttttttgagaccgagtctctctgtgtcacccaggctggagtgcagtggcgtgatctcggctcactacaaccccctgggttcaagcaattctcctgcctcggcctccctagtacctgggattatatGCGTGCGCTACCacgcagggctaatttttgtattaatctACCTCTAGACCTTCACAGAATGCAGgctcctctcatcctcctaacctAATGGcctttcattagctttacaaaagcAGCTTAGTTAAACtagaaatcctagcactttgggtggccgaggtagatggatcacttgaggtcaggtttttgtttgtttgtttgttttgtttgtttattttgaggcagagtcttgctctgtcgcccaggctggagtgcaatggcaggatcttggctccctgcaacctccgcctcccgagttcaagtgattctcctgcctcagtctcctgaatagttgggattataggggcccgccaccacacagggctaatttttgtatttttagtagagacggggtttcaccttgttggtcaggctgatctctaactcgaggtcaggagtttgagacccccactcctgccataTAATCCTTTCATTTCCCCAAGGCAACCAAGCCTAATTCCACCTAATTAAAAACCTTTGTATGAGTGCTACCTGCTGCCTGAGGATCCCAACCCTGAGGCCTCTTGCTCAGCTAGTTGCTCCTGATTCTTCAGATGTAGTGTGAAAAttcctttttttggtggggggataGAGTcgcattctgttgcccaggctggagtgcagtggcacgatcgggtcactgcaacctccgcttcccagattcaagcaattctcgtgcctcggccaccggagtagctgggattacaggcatgcgccaccatgcccagctaatttttgtatttttagtagagacggggtttgccatatcggcgaggctggtctcgaactcctgacctcaagtgatccttccgcctcgacctcctaaagtgttgggattccaggtgtgagccaccgcgcccggcattttttttttttttttttttttgagacagagtctagctggagtgaagtggagctatctcagctcactgcagcctccgcctcccagattcaagtgtttcttctgcctcagtctcctgaatagctgggattacaggtgcctgccaccacgcccagctaatttttgtacttttagtagagacggggtttcacatgttggccaggctggtctcgatctcctgacttcaggtgatgcaCCAgcttcagcctgccaaagtgttgggattacaggcgtgagccaccttgcccggtcAGTGTTGGTTATTAAGGTGGTGCAAAAGAAGGCATGTCGGGGCCCTTCCTCCAAATGAGGAGGCACAGAAGCTGGCAAGGGTATGGTATTTTATTGAGTTATTCAACAGCCAGCTTCTAATTGAAACTGGACAAGCAGATGCTGAAGGCCTGGAGCGGGCTAAATGGAAAGCAGAAGTCCATGGTGAATGTGTCTGGGCCCACTCGGCCGAACTGGAGCACCAGATGTTCTTCTGAGAAGTGAATCAGGAACAAAGCCTTAGCCTGACTCTCTCATCTCCCAGCTTCGAgaactgagactttttttttttttttttcttttttttttttttttgagacagagtcttgctctgtcgcccaggctggagtgcagtgacctgatcttggctcactgcaacctccacctcccaggttcaagcagttcttctgcctcagcctcccaagtagctaggattacaggcatgtgccaccacgtccggctaatttttttttttttttttttttttgagatggagtctcgctctgttgcccaggctggagagcagtggcgcgatctcggctcactgcaagctccgcctcccgggttcacaccattctcctgcctcagcctcctgattagctgggactacaggtgaccaccactacacccagctaattttttctgtgtttttagtagagacggggtttcaccgtgttagtcaggatggtctcaatctcctgacctcgtatccgcccgcctcggcctcccaaagtgctgggattacaggtgtgagccacagtgcccggcctaatttttgtatttttagtagagacagggtttcaccatgttggccaggctgttcttgaactcctgacctcagatgatccacccacctcggtctcccaaagtgctaggattataagcggGAGCTACCGCGCCAGGCCGAGAATGGAGACTTTTAAGAGGCTGAGCGGTGCCCTTACTAAGCCAGAAACCCTGAGGGTGTGTAAACTACAATTCCCAATAGGCTTTGCAATAGGGTGGCATCTGCCCTGCCTAGAAAAACGCTCAAGTGATGATGGGAGATGTAGTTCCCTTCCGTTCACACCctaacccccaccccacctggcccgGCTAAACTGGTTTCCAGGAGCTCACGGTGTTTGGGATCCACGATTTGGAAGTTCTTCACCGAAGCCCGAGTGACTCGACCATGGAAATTGAGCGTGTAGACACCGTTCTCCTTGTCCCACGACGGGGTTTTGTTGTGCAACAAAAGCAACCCTTGTTTGTCCCCACGTTGGTAACGACTCAGTAGCGACTCCTGTTCCTAGAAGGTAAAGAAGGGGCTGTGGTTTTCTCAGAGGCTTTcgaaactccatcttgaacaggggcgactccatcttgaacaggggcgactccatcttgaacaggggctgggtaaaatgaggatgagacctgctgggctgcgttcccaggaggttaggcattcttagtcacaggatgagacaggagttTGACAGGACTGGTATCACAAtgttagaaatgcttgttccccggtgcagtaaagaaatagcacttgagcataaatttaatttcctcagcaaggccattttttaactttctgcagaaagggtacactcaccAGGAGTTTTGCCATGAgagtacactgaacaaaggagacagggtcatttataacctggcGCATCCACCCTACTGCCGTGTagggtttccattggctggaacgggacctcacGTTCTGTATTTGTCCcaattggctagcaacttagaactttttaaaagagggaaaAGCAGAAGAATACAAAgtaaggaggaagtaacttgtggaatgttgagaaaggtaaaaacaccttcaaataaggaagaggaacaggctatgacctaatgcttgcttggaccggtacaagcatgccagggcaaatatttagggtaaattgtgggagctaaaaacgtAAAGTACACtgatttctttattatggctaacagatatttaagaatgttagcacaggtctttgaataaattttgcttgtAAGAGAGGTtactgccgggcacggtggctcacgcctgtaatcccagcactttgggaggccgaggcgggtgaatcacgaggtcaggagatcgagaccatcctgactaacacagtgaaaccccggctctactaaaaatataaaaaattagacgggcatggtagcgggcgcctgtagtcccagctactcaggaggctgaggcaggagaatggcgtgagccggGGAGgtcgagcttgcagtgagccgagatcgcgccactgcactccagcctgggcgacagagcaagactctgtctcaaaaaaaaaaaaaaagaaagaaagagagagtctAAAAGAAgcaggaaccctcagttctgggaattgcccacccctttcccagaaaattaatgaataatcCACCtcgtttagcatataatcaagaaataaccataaaaatagccaaccagctgGCCTCAAGGCTGCtttgcctatggagtagccattcttttatttcttctctaataaacttgctttcacttgacTCTACGGACtggccccaaattctttcttgcctgagatccaagaaccctctcttggagtctggatCAGACCCCTTTTTGGTAAGTTTGTTAACCTACCATCAAACCTTTTTTCTCCAGATGCAAATGTTTTGAGTCTCTAGTCTTTTACTCCCTGAGACATGGAAGGCTAACAAAGTCCTTCAGGCTTCATGTGACACCTGCAACCCActggcctcctcttcctcctcttcttcttcctcctctgggATCTAGGAGGACCGGCCCCAGCCCCTTCTCCATTGACCCAGAGATTCCTGATGTCAGGGACTCACATTTAGTGGCTGGACATTGATTCGCTGGTTCTGGCTGTTGGTTCCTGGGAGAATCACAGTCATTTTCCGAGGCCCCAGGTATCCTAAGACGTTGGGCTCCTGGGGGTATTACATTCCAGTTGGCCTGGTTCCTTCTTCTGACTATCCTACCCCATTCTCTCATCCCCAGGACACTCACATAACACACAGCCCCCAGCTCCTGTCTGATCCGGGCAGTATTCCTGGTTAAATGCTCCCGGTCAGGATTCACCCCATTGTCAAAGATGGTGAACTTGGTGCTGAAGACATTGGATCTGCTCCAGGAAGGGAATGGATAGAATAAAAATACTAAGTGTTACTCTTTGAGTAAGTGTCACTCATCGCATCGACTCTTCCCATCAATCCCCTATGTCTAAGACTATGTCCGAATGTCTAAGAATCatgttcctggctgggcacaggggctcacacctgtaatcccagcacttcaggaggcagaggcaggaggatagcttgagcctgggcaaaatggcaaaactccttctctacaaaaaatagaaaaattagttgggcgtggcaGTTTGTGTCTATGGTCCCAgctctcaagaggctgaggtgggaggatcacctgagccccagaggtcaagcCTCCAATGAgccgtgatcttgccactgcactccagcctgggtgacagaatgaaaccctgtctctaaataaatatataaataaataaaaataaataattaaataaatgaggccgggtacggtggctcacacctgtaatcccagcactttgggaggccaaggcgggtggatcatctgtggttgggagttcaagaccagcctgacagacatggagaaaccccgtctctactaaaaatacaaaattagccaggcgtggtggtgcatgcctgtaatcccagctactcaggaggctgaggcaggagaattgcttgaacctgggaggcggaggttgtagtgagccgagattacgccatcgcactccagcctgggcaacaaaagtgaaactctgtctcaataataataataataattaaataaatgaaacaaccaTGTTTCCAGCATCCATGGTCCCAGGCCCCCTCATTTCTTGGGTGAGCCATGTACTTTATGTAGCCTCCCTATTTTATTTAAAGGGCCC
The DNA window shown above is from Homo sapiens chromosome 19, GRCh38.p14 Primary Assembly and carries:
- the PPP1R15A gene encoding protein phosphatase 1 regulatory subunit 15A; its protein translation is MAPGQAPHQATPWRDAHPFFLLSPVMGLLSRAWSRLRGLGPLEPWLVEAVKGAALVEAGLEGEARTPLAIPHTPWGRRPEEEAEDSGGPGEDRETLGLKTSSSLPEAWGLLDDDDGMYGEREATSVPRGQGSQFADGQRAPLSPSLLIRTLQGSDKNPGEEKAEEEGVAEEEGVNKFSYPPSHRECCPAVEEEDDEEAVKKEAHRTSTSALSPGSKPSTWVSCPGEEENQATEDKRTERSKGARKTSVSPRSSGSDPRSWEYRSGEASEEKEEKAHKETGKGEAAPGPQSSAPAQRPQLKSWWCQPSDEEEGEVKALGAAEKDGEAECPPCIPPPSAFLKAWVYWPGEDTEEEEDEEEDEDSDSGSDEEEGEAEASSSTPATGVFLKSWVYQPGEDTEEEEDEDSDTGSAEDEREAETSASTPPASAFLKAWVYRPGEDTEEEEDEDVDSEDKEDDSEAALGEAESDPHPSHPDQRAHFRGWGYRPGKETEEEEAAEDWGEAEPCPFRVAIYVPGEKPPPPWAPPRLPLRLQRRLKRPETPTHDPDPETPLKARKVRFSEKVTVHFLAVWAGPAQAARQGPWEQLARDRSRFARRITQAQEELSPCLTPAARARAWARLRNPPLAPIPALTQTLPSSSVPSSPVQTTPLSQAVATPSRSSAAAAAALDLSGRRG